The Amycolatopsis viridis genome window below encodes:
- a CDS encoding VOC family protein, protein MTTTRIPGVRGVDHFGVTVPDLDQAHTFFTEVLGCEYLYRLGPYQHDDDWMSVHLGVDDKAVMRRLHFYRLGGQAIFEVFQYEAPDQRTEPPRNSDIGGHHVAIYVEDLDAAVAALHANGLTVMGEPTASKNASEGQRWVYFLSPWGMQFELVSYPGGKAFDRNPSAFD, encoded by the coding sequence ATGACCACCACGCGGATCCCCGGCGTCCGGGGCGTCGACCACTTCGGCGTCACCGTCCCCGACCTCGACCAGGCGCACACCTTCTTCACCGAGGTCCTGGGCTGCGAGTACCTGTACCGGCTCGGGCCGTACCAGCACGACGACGACTGGATGAGCGTGCACCTGGGCGTGGACGACAAGGCGGTGATGCGACGGCTGCACTTCTACCGGCTCGGCGGGCAGGCGATCTTCGAGGTGTTCCAGTACGAGGCACCCGATCAGCGGACCGAACCGCCCCGCAACAGCGACATCGGCGGCCACCACGTCGCGATCTACGTCGAGGACCTCGACGCCGCCGTGGCGGCCCTGCACGCGAACGGGCTGACGGTCATGGGCGAGCCCACCGCGAGCAAGAACGCGAGCGAAGGACAGCGCTGGGTGTACTTTCTCAGCCCGTGGGGGATGCAGTTCGAGCTGGTCTCCTACCCCGGCGGCAAGGCCTTCGACCGCAACCCTTCCGCCTTCGACTGA
- a CDS encoding GntR family transcriptional regulator: MTATGAARVASQRIAEVLRERILAGQLPPGTRIKQDELAEELSASRIPVREALRILESRGLVEVRANSGAWVTQMDLHNLTITYQIRERIEPLLLMDSVPRLDPAVVARMREIQAEIEANDDLERFMALDRELHWATYAGNRTPYLATMVERLWDTTQHYRREFARQMGDRGTWAVNTEHRLLIEAIASGDTASASNVLALHIQRTRVELARNPEFLASIGHGTGPAQS, from the coding sequence GTGACAGCGACAGGGGCCGCACGGGTCGCGAGCCAGCGCATCGCCGAGGTCCTGCGCGAGCGCATCCTCGCCGGGCAGCTCCCGCCCGGGACCCGGATCAAACAGGACGAGCTGGCCGAGGAGCTCTCCGCCAGCCGGATCCCGGTCCGCGAGGCGCTGCGCATCCTCGAGTCGCGCGGCCTGGTCGAGGTTCGCGCCAACTCCGGCGCGTGGGTCACGCAGATGGACCTGCACAACCTGACCATCACCTACCAGATCCGGGAACGGATCGAGCCGCTGCTACTGATGGACAGCGTGCCGCGGCTGGATCCGGCCGTGGTCGCGCGGATGCGCGAAATCCAGGCGGAGATCGAGGCGAACGACGACCTCGAACGGTTCATGGCGCTCGACCGCGAACTGCACTGGGCGACCTACGCCGGCAACCGGACTCCCTACCTGGCGACCATGGTCGAGCGGCTGTGGGACACCACCCAGCACTACCGGCGCGAGTTCGCCCGCCAGATGGGCGATCGCGGCACCTGGGCGGTCAACACCGAGCACCGGCTGCTGATCGAGGCGATCGCGAGCGGCGACACCGCCAGCGCCTCGAACGTGCTCGCGCTGCACATCCAGCGCACCCGGGTGGAGCTGGCACGCAACCCCGAGTTCCTGGCGTCGATCGGGCACGGGACCGGCCCGGCGCAGTCCTGA
- a CDS encoding mycofactocin-coupled SDR family oxidoreductase (This oxidoreductase belongs to a branch of the SDR family in which the NAD cofactor is especially deeply buried and is non-exchangeable. Members of this branch occur only in species that product mycofactocin, a small molecule electron carrier derived from the final two residues of the mycofactocin precursor protein, MftA. Mycofactocin is thought to mediate transfers of electrons between such non-exchangeable NAD cofactors from different enzymes acting on different substates, and has been shown to play a role in the metabolism of alcohols and aldehydes in Mycolicibacterium smegmatis and in Mycobacterium tuberculosis.): protein MTYNLDGKVAFVTGGGRGQGRSHALAFARAGAKVAFCDFTGSFDHTAYAINRPGDIAETEKLVKAAGGECLAIEADVRSLPEMERAVGEIVERWGRLDIAVANAGIDSYTPVQAMTAQQWQDTIDVNLTGVFNTIRAVSPRMVEQRSGSIVGISSSVGKVGTANNPAYIASKWGVIGLVKAAAVDLGPHFVRVNAVCPGYISTEMINNGTLPPMFFPDNPDATEDDVTSYVNWAVHTIPAGRLDSEEVSNAVLFLSSDQSRYISGSTIDVNAGWSARFTA from the coding sequence ATGACGTACAACCTCGACGGCAAGGTCGCGTTCGTCACCGGCGGCGGCCGGGGACAGGGCCGGTCGCACGCGCTCGCCTTCGCCCGCGCCGGGGCGAAGGTCGCCTTCTGCGACTTCACCGGATCCTTCGACCACACCGCCTACGCGATCAACCGCCCCGGCGACATCGCCGAGACCGAGAAGCTCGTCAAGGCCGCGGGCGGCGAGTGCCTCGCGATCGAGGCCGACGTCCGGTCGCTGCCGGAGATGGAGCGGGCCGTCGGCGAGATCGTCGAGCGGTGGGGTCGTCTCGACATCGCCGTCGCCAACGCCGGTATCGACTCCTACACACCCGTGCAGGCCATGACGGCGCAGCAGTGGCAGGACACCATCGACGTCAACCTCACCGGCGTCTTCAACACCATCCGGGCGGTGTCCCCGCGGATGGTGGAGCAGCGCAGCGGGTCCATCGTCGGGATCTCCTCCAGCGTCGGCAAGGTGGGCACCGCCAACAACCCGGCCTACATCGCGTCGAAGTGGGGTGTCATCGGGCTCGTCAAGGCGGCCGCGGTCGACCTCGGCCCGCACTTCGTGCGGGTGAACGCCGTCTGCCCCGGCTACATCAGCACCGAGATGATCAACAACGGCACCCTGCCGCCGATGTTCTTCCCGGACAACCCGGACGCGACCGAGGACGACGTCACGTCGTACGTGAACTGGGCCGTGCACACCATCCCGGCCGGACGGCTCGACAGCGAAGAGGTGTCCAACGCCGTCCTCTTCCTGTCCTCGGACCAGTCGCGTTACATCAGCGGCTCGACGATCGACGTCAACGCCGGGTGGAGCGCCCGCTTCACCGCCTGA